Part of the Rothia mucilaginosa genome, TCGACCAGCGAGGAGTCCGGGGAGGTACCGGAGATGCGCAGGCCTGCTTCTTCAAGCTGCTCGCGGTACTCGTTGTTCACCTCGTAGCGGTGGCGGTGACGCTCTGCAACCTCGGTTGCGCCGTATGCCTTAGCAACCTGAGAGCCGGGAACGAGGTTTGCCTTGTACAGGCCCAGGCGCATGGTGCCGCCCAGGTCGCCTGCACCTTCGACGAACTGCTTCTGCTCTTCGATGGTTGCGATGACCGGTACGGAGGTTTCCGGATCGAACTCAGTGGAGGATGCTTCAGCCAGACCCAGTACGTTGCGTGCGTACTCGATGACCATGGACTGCAGGCCGAGGCAGATGCCCAGGGTCGGGATCTTGTGCTCGCGTGCGTACTTGAGGGCGCCGATCTTGCCGTCCAGGCCGCGGATGCCGAAACCGCCGGGCACGAGGATTGCGTCCATGTTGCGCAGCTGGTGGTCTGCATCTTCGTCGGTTGCGCACAGGTCGGCTGCAACCCACTTGATGTTGACCTTCACGTTGTTTGCGAAGCCGCCGGCACGCAGAGCCTCGGAGACGGACAGGTATGCGTCGGGCAGGTCGATGTACTTACCGACCAGGGCAACGTTGACCTCTGCTGCGGGGCGGTGCACTGCGTCGAGCAGGCGGTCCCACTGGGTGAAGTCCGGTGCGGGTGCCTCAATGCCGAAGTAGTCGAGGATGTAGTCGTCAAGCTTCTGGCTGTGCAGGGTCTTGGGGATGTCGTAGATGCTGGGTGCGTCGGCGCAGGAGATGACTGCGTCGCTGTCCACGTCGCATGCGTTACCGATCTTGGTACGGTGCGATACGGGGACCTCACGCTCACAGCGCAGAATCAGACCGTCAGGCTGGATGCCCAGGCCGCGCAGTGCTGCGACGGAGTGCTGGGTCGGCTTGGTCTTGAGCTCGCCGGAGGGGCCGATGAAGGGCACCAGGGAGACGTGCAGGAAGAAGACGTTCTTGCGGCCAACATCGCGGCGTACCTGGCGTGCTGCTTCCATAAAGGGCAGGGACTCGATATCGCCGACAGTACCACCGATTTCAGTGATGATGATGTCGGGTGCGTTGTCAATTTCCGCTGCGTGACGCATGCGGGCCTTGATTTCGTCGGTAATGTGAGGGATGACCTGGACGGTGTCGCCGAGGTATTCGCCGCGGCGTTCCTTTGCGATGACGGAGGAGTAGACCTGGCCGGTGGTCACGTTAGCGGACTGGTCGAGGTTTTCGTCCAGGAAGCGCTCGTAGTGTCCGATGTCGAGGTCGGTTTCAGCACCGTCGTCGGTGACAAAGACTTCACCGTGCTGGAAGGGGTTCATCGTACCGGGGTCGACGTTCAGGTAGGGGTCGAACTTCTGCATGGTCACAGAGAGGCCACGTGCGCGAAGAAGCTGACCGAGGGAAGAGGCCGACAGGCCCTTACCGAGAGAAGATGCAACGCCGCCGGTTACGAAAATCTGGCGGGTTACCTTGTCGTTAGAGGACGCGTTTAGAGTGTTATTTTTTTCATTCACCACGGAATTCAAGCCTACCATTTTCTTGTCTGCTATCCAAGCAGAGGGTTTTGCCGCGAGATGATTCTCTCAGGCGGCTTTCCCTCCCCTATTTGTCCTTATCACCACTGTAAACGGAGCCGGGGATTTATTATTCCCGCCGCGCCGTGTAGAAGCAGGTGTAGGAGCATTCTCAGAGTATCTCACATCCTCTGGGCTCCATGCGCCGCTGTTGGTCACCGGCACGGGCTGTACTGGCAACTTCTGAGGCACGCTCGCACGCTTCAGTCCCTTTGATGGTCTTTAGTGCGAAAGATGCTACCTTTCGGCGCTTTTGCCAGTACTTTCCCGATGCTTTTCCCGGCAGGTTTGCCGTCAGTTTCAGCGCCCCTGCGGCACTTCTCGACCGGCAGCCAGCAGCTCTCGGGCGTGCTCTCGTGCCGATTCTGATTGATCGTGTCCGGAGAGCATTCGCGCCAGTTCCACCACGCGTTCCTCCTCGGAAAGTACCTTGACCTTCGAGAGGGACGCGTCATCGTTTTTCAGCACGAGGATGTGCTGGTCCGCGAAGGCGGCAACCTGCGGCAGGTGGGTAACCACCAGAACCTGCACGTGTCGGGCGAGCATGGCAAGACGGCGACCGATTTCAATAGCTGCCTTACCGCCCACGCCGGAGTCCACCTCATCGAAGATGAAGGTGGGTACGGGGTCCACTTCGGCGAGCACTACCTCCAGGGCGAGCATCACGCGGGAGAGCTCACCGCCGGAGGC contains:
- a CDS encoding CTP synthase, coding for MVGLNSVVNEKNNTLNASSNDKVTRQIFVTGGVASSLGKGLSASSLGQLLRARGLSVTMQKFDPYLNVDPGTMNPFQHGEVFVTDDGAETDLDIGHYERFLDENLDQSANVTTGQVYSSVIAKERRGEYLGDTVQVIPHITDEIKARMRHAAEIDNAPDIIITEIGGTVGDIESLPFMEAARQVRRDVGRKNVFFLHVSLVPFIGPSGELKTKPTQHSVAALRGLGIQPDGLILRCEREVPVSHRTKIGNACDVDSDAVISCADAPSIYDIPKTLHSQKLDDYILDYFGIEAPAPDFTQWDRLLDAVHRPAAEVNVALVGKYIDLPDAYLSVSEALRAGGFANNVKVNIKWVAADLCATDEDADHQLRNMDAILVPGGFGIRGLDGKIGALKYAREHKIPTLGICLGLQSMVIEYARNVLGLAEASSTEFDPETSVPVIATIEEQKQFVEGAGDLGGTMRLGLYKANLVPGSQVAKAYGATEVAERHRHRYEVNNEYREQLEEAGLRISGTSPDSSLVEYVELPAEAHPYYVATQAHPEYRSRPTRPHPLFSGLIKAALERRGA